GCGGCCGCCGCCTCATCGCGTACGGCGTTCGCCCAGGCGACCACGCAGGCCCCGAGCGGACCGTTCAAGGTCGACCCGCTGCCCTATCGGACCAACGCGCTGGAGCCGCACATCGACGCCAGGACGATGGAGATCCATCACGACAAGCACCACCAGGCCTATGTCAGCAACCTGAACACGTTCGCCAAGGATCATCCAGAGATCGCCGCGAAGCCGATCGTCGACGTGCTCGCCAATCTCGGCAACGTGCCGGACGCGATCCGGCGTGCGCAACAACATGGGCGGCCACGCCAACCACACGATGTTTTGGCAGATCATGGGACCGAACGGCGGCAAGCCGGAGGGCGAGGTGCTTGCCGCGATCGACCGCGACCTCGGCGGCATGGAAAAATTCCAGGCCGACTTCAATACCGCCGGCGGACGCGTGTTCGGCTCGGGGTGGGTGTTCGTCACAGTGACCCGGGACGGCAAGCTCGCGATCGAGACGCGGCCGAACCAGGACAATCCGATCATGGACGGCAAGCGCGCCCTGCTCGGCAACGACGTCTGGGAGCACGCCTATTATCTGACTTATCAGAACCGCCGGCCCGATTACCTGAAGGCGTGGTGGAATACGGTGAACTGGAAGGCGGTGGCCGAACGCTACGCAGCAGCCAAGGCCGGGACGCTCGGCGTGTGAGCCCGGCTGTCGAGGCTCGCCGGCTGCGACATGCCCGGTTAAGCTGAAGGCCTCGCGGGAGATCGCGGGGCCTGTCGCGCGCTGAGAGATCGACGATGATGCTGCCGACCATCCGTCCTGCCCGCCCGGACGAATATGATGAGATCGCCCGCCTCTGGATGGAGAGCTGGGTCACGACCGGCTTGGCCCAGGCCAGCGACGTCCTGCTCGCCGATCTGCGCGTGCGCCTTCGCCACGAGGTCGAGCGCGGCTGGAGCCTGTTCGTTGCCGACGACCAGGGCACCCTCGCCGGCATGCTGGCCCTGCATCTTTCCGACAACTATCTGGATCAGCTCTTCGTCGCGCCCGACTATCATGGCAGGAGCGTAGGACGACAACTGCTTGCCTTCACACGCCGGCAGATGCCGGACGAGATCTGGCTGCGCTGCGCGCGCGAGAACGAAAAGGCCTGGCGCTGGTACGAGCGCGAGGGCTTCCTGTTCGAGCAGGAGAAGATCAACCCGCTGAACGGACTGATGATGAAGTACTACCGCTGGAAGAGAGTTCCCGGCTGATTTGCCTAACCCACGAAATTGACCCGCATATCGATCCGAACCCGGCACGCGCGTCTAACCGTAGTGCGTTGCCAAGTCGCGGCAGACGCGCGATGAACGGGCGCTGCCCGTCCCTTGCCGATGAAAGGTTCAGCACATGATCAAACTCTACTGGTCGCCGCGCTCGCGCTCGTTCACCACGATCTGGCTGATGGAGGAATCCGGCCTGCCGTATGAACGGGTGCTGACAGACATCACCACAGGGGCACAGAAGGCGCCGGACTATCTGAAGATCAATCCGATGGGCAAGGTGCCGGCGCTGACCGACGGCGACGCCCAGCTTGGCGAGGCGGCTGCGATCTGCGCCTACATCGCCGACCGCTATCCCGAGACCAAGCTGGCGCCGGCCACGACCGATCCGAAGCGCGCCCGTTATCTGCAATGGCTGTTCTTCGCACCGAGCTGCATCGAGCCGGCGCTGATCCAGCTGTTCACCAAGCTCGAAGTGCCCGCGAGCACCGCGGCGTGGGGCAGCGCGGCACAGGTGTTCGACGTGCTCGACACCGAACTGCAGAAGGGGCCATGGATCCTCGGCGACCAGTTCTCCGCCGCCGATATC
The DNA window shown above is from Bradyrhizobium sp. ISRA464 and carries:
- a CDS encoding GNAT family N-acetyltransferase — translated: MMLPTIRPARPDEYDEIARLWMESWVTTGLAQASDVLLADLRVRLRHEVERGWSLFVADDQGTLAGMLALHLSDNYLDQLFVAPDYHGRSVGRQLLAFTRRQMPDEIWLRCARENEKAWRWYEREGFLFEQEKINPLNGLMMKYYRWKRVPG
- a CDS encoding glutathione S-transferase family protein, producing the protein MIKLYWSPRSRSFTTIWLMEESGLPYERVLTDITTGAQKAPDYLKINPMGKVPALTDGDAQLGEAAAICAYIADRYPETKLAPATTDPKRARYLQWLFFAPSCIEPALIQLFTKLEVPASTAAWGSAAQVFDVLDTELQKGPWILGDQFSAADITIGSGLNYAVRVFKMVQPRPSFDAYIDRCVARPAFQRAEKIAAG